A region from the Pseudonocardia petroleophila genome encodes:
- a CDS encoding branched-chain amino acid ABC transporter permease, translating into MLDYVRDAITLGGVYLLFGLGLTLSWGVLNVLNLAHGNVLVAAALTGYLLTTGGAVLPIAVLLPVCMAVGAVLGLALETLVFRPIRARARSEDSAALAILIGSIAAGAVLHALATDITGGRVRVIDPRSFAIEIYPLFGTTVSNLQLLIVGLSLAIGVALALFVTRTRQGRALRALAYDRQTCGLLGISTDRLALTTMAIAGALAGAGGLLLALYIGSVEASMTDSLLLKAFAVIIIGGVGSVYGAIAGAFLIAAAEVATVVLLGSGARDAVVFAVILLLLLLRPQGLFARTAWQRA; encoded by the coding sequence GTGCTCGACTACGTGCGGGACGCGATCACCCTCGGTGGGGTCTACCTGCTGTTCGGGCTCGGTCTGACCCTGTCCTGGGGCGTGCTCAACGTCCTCAACCTCGCGCACGGCAACGTGCTCGTCGCGGCGGCCCTGACCGGCTACCTGCTCACCACGGGCGGAGCCGTGCTGCCGATCGCGGTCCTCCTGCCGGTGTGCATGGCCGTCGGGGCGGTGCTGGGGTTGGCACTGGAGACGCTGGTGTTCCGGCCGATCCGGGCCCGGGCCCGTTCGGAGGACAGTGCGGCCCTCGCCATCCTCATCGGCAGCATCGCCGCGGGCGCCGTGCTGCACGCGCTCGCCACCGACATCACCGGCGGGCGGGTCCGGGTGATCGACCCGCGCTCGTTCGCGATCGAGATCTACCCCCTGTTCGGGACCACGGTCTCCAATCTGCAGCTGCTCATCGTGGGCCTGTCCCTCGCGATCGGCGTGGCGCTGGCCCTGTTCGTCACGCGCACCCGGCAGGGCCGGGCGCTGCGCGCGCTGGCCTACGACCGGCAGACCTGCGGCCTGCTCGGCATCTCCACCGACCGCCTCGCGCTCACGACCATGGCCATCGCGGGGGCACTGGCCGGGGCGGGCGGACTCCTGCTGGCCCTCTACATCGGGTCCGTCGAGGCGAGCATGACCGACTCGCTCCTGCTCAAGGCGTTCGCGGTCATCATCATCGGTGGGGTCGGGAGCGTGTACGGCGCCATCGCCGGGGCGTTCCTCATCGCCGCCGCCGAGGTCGCCACCGTCGTGCTGCTCGGCTCCGGGGCGCGCGACGCCGTGGTCTTCGCCGTGATCCTGCTCCTGCTGCTGCTCCGGCCGCAGGGACTGTTCGCCCGCACCGCCTGGCAGCGCGCATGA
- a CDS encoding TetR/AcrR family transcriptional regulator: MPKAGGRIRDPERRERILGAAADLIAQHGFLGVNLTDIGAAAGIVGSGIYRHFPSKSAILVEMFDRVVDRLVVDAEGALRSSGDPRATLASLVDGQVRFTLTERRLCQVYLQESRNVPEQDLRRLRWKQRHYIDLWQDVLTDVRPELSAAEAKIRVHAAISVIHSCLRYRIEIAESELAVFLSTAAERALGVDVAGPRIQHSTDESPSATG; the protein is encoded by the coding sequence GTGCCGAAGGCGGGTGGGCGGATCCGGGACCCCGAGCGCAGGGAACGCATACTCGGCGCGGCGGCGGACCTGATCGCGCAGCACGGGTTCCTCGGCGTGAACCTGACCGACATCGGAGCGGCCGCCGGCATCGTCGGGTCCGGCATCTACCGGCACTTCCCCAGCAAGTCCGCCATCCTCGTCGAGATGTTCGACCGGGTCGTCGACCGTCTGGTCGTCGACGCCGAGGGCGCACTGCGCTCCTCCGGTGACCCGCGCGCCACGCTGGCCTCCCTCGTCGACGGCCAGGTGCGCTTCACGCTCACCGAGCGCCGTCTGTGCCAGGTCTACCTGCAGGAATCCCGCAACGTGCCGGAGCAGGACCTCCGCCGCCTGAGGTGGAAGCAGCGGCACTACATCGATCTCTGGCAGGACGTCCTGACCGATGTCCGACCGGAACTCAGCGCCGCCGAGGCCAAGATCCGGGTGCACGCGGCCATCTCGGTCATCCACTCCTGCCTGCGCTACCGCATCGAGATCGCGGAGTCGGAGCTGGCCGTCTTCCTCTCGACCGCGGCGGAGCGCGCACTGGGCGTCGACGTGGCCGGTCCCCGCATCCAGCACTCCACCGACGAGAGCCCGAGCGCGACCGGCTGA